Proteins from a genomic interval of Quercus robur chromosome 9, dhQueRobu3.1, whole genome shotgun sequence:
- the LOC126699631 gene encoding 21 kDa protein-like — protein MESLSSKQFFASLFILLAISSYINSSLAATPTPNKVSTEFIKTSCNSTTYKKLCFTSLSTYANLIQTSPELLAMTAINVTLSSAKSTSTMMVNLSKSQGISPKVVAAMKDCVEELSDSVYELKKSIGEMKNNKGSNFQLMINDIQTWVSAALTDETTCSDGFQGKAMNGNVKTLARAGIVNVAHLTSNALALINRYASLYG, from the coding sequence atggagagcTTATCTTCCAAACAATTCTTTGCATCTCTTTTCATATTGCTTGCCATTAGTTCCTACATAAACTCAAGCTTAGCTGCTACACCTACACCTAACAAGGTTAGCACTGAGTTCATTAAAACATCTTGTAACTCAACAACCTACAAAAAGCTTTGCTTTACCTCTCTCTCAACCTATGCAAATTTAATCCAAACAAGCCCTGAGCTTCTTGCCATGACAGCCATCAATGTAACTCTATCATCAGCTAAATCAACCTCTACCATGATGGTAAATCTCTCTAAAAGCCAGGGGATTAGTCCTAAAGTGGTTGCGGCAATGAAGGACTGTGTGGAGGAGCTTAGTGATTCAGTCTACGAGCTGAAAAAGTCTATAGGTGAGATGAAAAACAATAAGGGCTCTAACTTTCAGCTTATGATAAATGACATTCAAACTTGGGTTAGTGCTGCTTTGACTGATGAGACTACGTGCTCTGATGGGTTTCAAGGAAAAGCCATGAATGGGAACGTGAAGACCCTTGCGAGGGCTGGGATTGTGAATGTTGCGCATTTGACCAGCAATGCCTTGGCTTTGATTAATCGATATGCCTCTCTTTATGGTTAA
- the LOC126698943 gene encoding 21 kDa protein-like, with protein MEGFSSKRFFASILILLAISSYINSSLAATPNKPSTEFIRTSCSSTTYPKLCFTSLSAYTNLIQTSPQLLASTALNVTLSSAKSTSTMMVNISKSQGMSPKVVAAMKDCVEELSDSVYELNKSIREMKNVKSSNFHLMISDIQTWVSAALTDETTCTDGFQGKAMNGNVKTLVRGRIVNVAQLTSNALALINRYASLHG; from the coding sequence atggaAGGCTTTTCTTCTAAGCGTTTCTTTGCATCCATTCTCATATTACTTGCCATTAGTTCCTACATAAACTCGAGCTTAGCTGCTACACCTAACAAGCCAAGCACTGAGTTCATTAGAACATCTTGTAGCTCAACCACCTACCCAAAACTTTGCTTTACCTCTCTCTCAGCCTATACAAACTTAATCCAAACAAGCCCTCAACTTCTTGCAAGCACAGCCCTCAATGTGACTCTTTCATCAGCGAAATCAACCTCTACCATGATGGTGAATATCTCAAAAAGCCAGGGAATGAGTCCTAAAGTTGTTGCTGCTATGAAGGACTGTGTGGAGGAGCTTAGTGATTCGGTGTACGAGCTGAACAAGTCTATAAGAGAGATGAAAAATGTTAAGAGCTCTAACTTTCACCTAATGATAAGTGACATACAGACTTGGGTTAGTGCTGCTTTGACGGATGAGACTACCTGCACTGATGGGTTTCAAGGGAAAGCCATGAATGGGAACGTGAAGACCCTTGTGAGGGGTAGGATTGTGAACGTTGCACAATTGACTAGCAATGCCTTGGCTTTGATTAATCGATATGCCTCTCTTCATGGTTAA